A genomic window from Pecten maximus chromosome 2, xPecMax1.1, whole genome shotgun sequence includes:
- the LOC117342623 gene encoding uncharacterized protein K02A2.6-like yields the protein MDIAISMEMADSESRKLKETVFDDGKNAERTHKVFTQCFRCGKNNHNADNCYNKNSKCHKCHENGHLSKMCHVNKSRQNVNKPRSHQSTESTGGTPGNKKGHKMKKKSPKVNFVDSDMDSSGVQDTEQQYSWPLFSINSGGHKEINIDLLIDNKQQKMELDTGASVSLMSEKEYKQKYDGKLNKSSTVLRTYTGQLLPVVGEKSVTVQYGDQHLSLPLLVVKADGPALLGRNWSSQLKLNWQSIKYTIHDNLEKEIFQKYKVFNEELGTVKGVTATLRLKDNCTPKFFKPRPVPFALKDKIGEELERLEKASILRKVESSDWGTPIVPVLKPDGSVRICGDYKVTINPYFDVPEYPLPTSEELFAKLNGGEQFSKLDLTSAYQQVLLDEESRNLVTINTHQGLYQYTRLSFGVAAAPAIFQRTMDQVLQGIEGVGCILDDILITGKSDVEHRHNLHTTLQRLENFGIRLRKDKCFFLRDEVEYFAFKVNKEGIHPSPRKVEAILKLADPQNKRELQSWLGIVNYYRKFIPNMATVLEPLTHLLANDVEWQLSPTYANACETIKKLLVSSAVMIEKEALAIIFGIQRFHQYLYGRRFTLLTDHKPLTTILGPKKGIPVLAASRLQRWAIQLSAYQFDIKFRSTDKNGNADVLSRFPMKEEESGVDDNYVFYEEAQLVNNMQVNSLPVTATRIAAAIKGDTTLARVMEFTRSGWPNVEMGDELKPYHRIRDELTIEEGCLLRGVRVIIPNQYQSEILDELHSNHPGIVRMKSLARLHAWWPNMDVDIERKVSGCEACQKVLPNAPKSPANPWRWPSAPWNRIHIDFAGPFMSEMFMVVVDAHSKWLDVIRMSSTTTASTINALRYLFASYGLPKELVSDNGPQFTAAEFATFLKENGVRHILSAPYHPSSNGEAERAVRTFKQAMKSLVQSDSSLNQKLASFLLSYRTTPHSLTKAPPSELFLGRKLRTMLDIMRPDLSGKIQQKTTPTESKTRLFEIGDIVITRDYRGSPRKPSWIKGIVIRKLGPMTYTIQVDNLIWKRHVDQIRTCDPACNFEPREQAVPDTQNSLGSLPGILPNPTIGTQRIPSVDCPIRIQTSEVATTTPETDQTDPSTNVTHEHRYPRRNIIKPSRLIENC from the exons ATGGACATTGCAATTAGTATGGAGATGGCTGACAGCGAATCTCGTAAACTTAAGGAAACAGTGTTTGATGATGGTAAGAATGCGGAAAGGACACACAAAGTGTTTACACAATGCTTTCGTTGTGGTAAGAACAATCACAATGCAGACAATTGTTACAACAAAAACAGCAAATGTCACAAATGTCACGAAAACGGACATCTGAGTAAAATGTGTCATGTCAACAAATCGCGACAGAATGTAAACAAACCGCGATCacatcaaagtactgaaagtactggtGGTACTCCAGGAAACAAAAAGGgacataaaatgaaaaaaaaaagtcctAAGGTCAACTTTGTGGATTCTGACATGGATTCTTCTGGTGTCCAGGATACTGAACAACAGTACTCATGGCCTCTATTTTCAATCAATTCTGGTGGTCATAAAgaaataaacattgatttgtTAATTGACAACAAACAACAGAAAATGGAATTAGATACTGGCGCTTCAGTTTCGTTGATGTCGGAAAAGGAGTACAAACAGAAGTATGATGGAAAACTTAACAAGTCATCAACAGTATTAAGAACATACACCGGTCAGCTTTTGCCAGTTGTCGGAGAAAAAtctgttactgtacagtatggagACCAACATCTATCGCTACCATTACTTGTTGTCAAAGCTGATGGACCAGCATTGCTGGGTAGGAACTGGTCAAGTCAATTAAAACTTAATTGGCAGTCCATCAAGTACACCATCCATGATAACCTGGAGAAGGAAATCTTCCAGAAATACAAGGTTTTCAATGAAGAGCTTGGTACAGTGAAAGGTGTAACTGCGACACTTCGATTGAAAGATAACTGTACACCAAAGTTTTTCAAACCAAGGCCCGTGCCTTTTGCTCTAAAGGACAAGATTGGTGAAGAGCTTGAACGCTTGGAAAAGGCCAGTATTCTCAGAAAAGTGGAGAGTTCTGATTGGGGCACTCCTATTGTACCAGTGTTGAAGCCTGATGGATCTGTGAGGATATGTGGGGACTATAAAGTCACTATCAATCCCTACTTTGATGTTCCAGAATATCCTTTACCCACAAGTGAAGAGTTGTTTGCAAAGTTGAATGGTGGTGAACAGTTCTCAAAACTTGATTTGACTAGTGCGTATCAACAAGTACTCTTAGACGAGGAGTCGCGAAACCTTGTAACCATCAACACACACCAAGGTTTGTACCAGTATACGCGTCTTTCATTTGGAGTTGCGGCTGCACCAGCTATTTTTCAACGCACAATGGATCAAGTCCTGCAAGGAATTGAGGGTGTCGGATGCATATTAGATGATATTCTAATTACAGGGAAATCTGACGTGGAACACCGTCACAATCTTCATACGACACTACAGCGACTTGAAAATTTCGGTATACGACTACGGAAAGACAAATGTTTTTTCCTTCGCGATGAAGTAGAATATTTCGCGTTCAAAGTCAACAAAGAAGGTATCCACCCTTCACCGAGAAAAGTGGaagccattttgaaattggctGATCCTCAGAATAAGCGTGAACTTCAATCTTGGCTCGGTATTGTGAATTATTACCGGAAATTCATTCCCAACATGGCGACTGTCCTTGAGCCTCTTACTCATCTGCTTGCCAATGATGTCGAATGGCAATTGAGCCCAACATATGCGAATGCGTGTGAGACTATCAAGAAACTTTTGGTGTCATCTGCAGTTATG ATAGAAAAAGAAGCGTTAGCGATTATCTTTGGAATTCAACGGTTTCACCAGTATCTGTACGGGCGACGTTTTACCCTATTGACGGACCATAAACCGCTGACAACTATATTGGGACCAAAGAAGGGCATTCCGGTTTTGGCCGCGTCTCGATTGCAAAGATGGGCGATACAGTTATCCGCGTACCAGTTCGACATAAAGTTTCGTTCAACGGATAAAAACGGAAATGCTGATGTGTTATCACGTTTTCCTATGAAAGAGGAGGAAAGTGGAGTTGACGACAACTATGTGTTCTATGAGGAAGCTCAGTTAGTGAACAACATGCAAGTTAACAGCTTACCTGTTACTGCTACGCGTATCGCTGCGGCAATAAAAGGAGATACAACTTTGGCACGCGTAATGGAATTTACCCGAAGTGGATGGCCAAATGTGGAAATGGGAGATGAACTTAAACCATATCACAGAATTCGTGATGAACTGACCATTGAGGAAGGATGCTTACTCAGAGGAGTACGAGTAATCATTCCGAACCAATATCAAAGTGAAATATTAGATGAACTGCATAGCAACCATCCAGGAATTGTTAGAATGAAATCCCTGGCTCGGTTACATGCATGGTGGCCAAACATGGATGTGGATATTGAACGGAAAGTGTCGGGCTGTGAGGCATGTCAGAAAGTACTACCAAATGCACCGAAATCTCCTGCAAACCCTTGGAGATGGCCGTCGGCACCATGGAACCGTATTCATATCGATTTTGCTGGACCATTCATGAGTGAAATGTTCATGGTAGTGGTCGATGCACATTCAAAGTGGTTAGATGTGATACGCATGTCTTCCACGACCACAGCCAGTACTATCAACGCGTTGAGGTATCTATTCGCGTCGTATGGTTTACCCAAAGAACTAGTTTCAGATAATGGACCGCAATTTACTGCAGCAGAGTTTGCCACATTCTTGAAAGAAAATGGAGTACGTCATATACTTTCTGCACCTTATCACCCCAGCTCAAACGGCGAGGCAGAGAGAGCTGTACGTACATTCAAGCAAGCTATGAAATCCCTGGTTCAGTCAGATAGTAGTCTGAACCAGAAACTTGCTTCGTTTTTGTTGTCGTACCGTACAACACCACATAGTCTCACCAAGGCTCCACCCAGTGAACTATTCTTGGGAAGGAAGTTGAGGACCATGTTGGATATTATGCGTCCGGATCTTTCTGGGAAAATTCAACAAAAGACTACACCAACAGAGTCAAAAACACGATTGTTCGAAATTGGTGACATTGTCATTACTCGCGACTACCGTGGAAGCCCACGGAAACCTTCATGGATCAAAGGTATTGTTATCCGCAAGCTAGGACCAATGACATATACCATTCAGGTGGACAACCTGATATGGAAAAGACATGTGGATCAAATACGTACATGTGATCCAGCTTGTAACTTTGAACCAAGAGAGCAAGCAGTTCCAGACACTCAAAATTCTCTGGGCAGTCTTCCAGGTATCTTACCTAATCCAACCATTGGTACTCAGAGGATTCCTTCTGTAGATTGTCCAATTAGGATTCAAACCAGTGAAGTAGCTACTACTACACCAGAGACTGATCAGACTGATCCATCGACCAATGTGACACACGAACATCGCTATCCGCGTCGTAATATAATCAAACCATCGCGTCTGATTGAAAACTGTTAA